From Micromonospora nigra, one genomic window encodes:
- a CDS encoding helix-turn-helix domain-containing protein produces the protein MGQTPRMLQPSLSERHFFGAELRRLRERANLSQARLGAMIRFSADLVRRIETADRFPSREFVEACDRALKAGGALTRLLPLLEESRNSENKRATPPSGSGNADPLLPTQLEEKPGVAGMVVRVPFQPGVLDRAALDWLNAAAGPRPPVAGRPGSPDQVDEEDLHAAETALAMFRQLDHTHGAGRVHAQVQRYVEGELNRLLANTPTSETVGRHLYALAAGFFELCGYQAVDTGAHGLAQRRYLRALRLTEAADDRLYGSYLLAVNIGHLALHCGHPDPARRMALTAVRGSETQATPAVAAALHAVVARTHARLGREEDCLTHLDIAERQLARAKPEDEPAWIGYFDAAYLADEIAHCFHDLGRPQHTQRHLGDALTALSPTHVRRLAIDTALLASSLAAAGRIDEACATAREAVDHAARTTSHRCLQRIVEVQADLEPYRCEPEVREFGEYVRHRLPLAAV, from the coding sequence ATGGGCCAGACCCCGCGGATGCTCCAGCCGTCCCTGTCCGAGCGCCACTTCTTCGGAGCCGAGCTGCGTCGGCTACGGGAACGGGCCAACCTCTCCCAGGCGCGACTCGGCGCGATGATCCGCTTCAGCGCCGACCTGGTGCGTCGGATCGAGACAGCGGACCGTTTCCCATCCCGGGAATTCGTCGAGGCCTGCGACAGGGCGTTGAAGGCCGGAGGGGCCTTGACCCGCCTGCTGCCTCTTCTCGAGGAAAGCCGCAACAGCGAGAACAAGCGGGCAACTCCCCCGAGCGGCTCTGGCAACGCAGACCCCCTGCTGCCCACCCAACTGGAGGAGAAGCCCGGGGTGGCGGGCATGGTCGTCCGTGTTCCCTTCCAGCCCGGCGTTCTCGACCGCGCCGCCCTCGACTGGCTGAACGCTGCGGCGGGACCCCGGCCGCCCGTGGCCGGACGACCCGGCTCACCCGACCAGGTCGACGAAGAGGATCTTCATGCGGCGGAGACCGCACTGGCGATGTTCCGGCAGTTGGACCACACCCACGGCGCCGGACGAGTCCACGCGCAGGTGCAGCGGTACGTCGAAGGCGAACTGAACCGGCTGTTGGCGAACACTCCCACCTCCGAGACTGTCGGCCGCCACCTCTACGCACTGGCGGCGGGATTCTTCGAGCTCTGCGGGTACCAGGCGGTCGACACCGGCGCCCATGGCCTCGCCCAGCGCCGCTACCTTCGCGCCCTACGTCTGACAGAGGCCGCCGACGACCGCCTGTACGGCAGCTACCTGCTCGCCGTGAACATCGGCCACCTCGCACTGCACTGCGGCCACCCCGACCCGGCACGCAGGATGGCGCTGACGGCGGTGAGAGGAAGCGAGACCCAGGCGACGCCCGCCGTGGCAGCCGCGCTACATGCGGTGGTGGCGCGCACGCACGCCCGCCTTGGACGCGAAGAAGACTGCCTGACCCACCTCGACATCGCGGAAAGGCAACTGGCCCGTGCCAAGCCCGAGGACGAGCCGGCGTGGATCGGGTACTTCGACGCGGCGTACCTCGCCGACGAGATCGCCCACTGCTTCCACGACCTGGGCCGACCGCAGCACACCCAACGGCACCTGGGCGACGCCCTCACCGCCCTGAGCCCCACCCACGTCCGGCGACTCGCCATCGACACCGCGCTCCTGGCCTCGTCGCTGGCCGCCGCCGGCCGCATCGACGAAGCCTGCGCCACCGCACGCGAGGCCGTCGACCACGCCGCACGAACCACCTCACACCGCTGCCTGCAGCGCATCGTCGAGGTACAGGCCGACCTCGAGCCCTACCGATGCGAGCCGGAGGTCCGCGAGTTCGGCGAGTACGTGCGTCACCGACTACCGCTGGCGGCCGTGTAG